A window of the Streptomyces sp. Ag109_O5-10 genome harbors these coding sequences:
- a CDS encoding LacI family DNA-binding transcriptional regulator encodes MTRRLAEVAKKVGVSEATVSRVLNGKPGVSEATRQAVLSALDVLGYERPTQLRGERARLVGLVLPELQNPIFPAFAEVIGGALAQLGLTPVLCTQTKGGVSEADYVELLLQQQVSGVVFAGGLYAQAEAPHDHYRLLADRNIPVVLVNAAIEHLGFPSVSCDDAVAVEQAWRHLASLGHERIGLVLGPGDHVPSARKLAAARAIGDVPDEFVARAIFSIEGGHAAASRLIDRGVTGIICASDPLALGAVRAARRKGHEVPSRVSVVGYDDSAFMNCTEPPLTTVRQPIEAMGRAAVELLNAQIGGTVVPAEELLFEPELVVRGSTAQAPKA; translated from the coding sequence ATGACGCGACGACTTGCGGAAGTAGCCAAGAAGGTCGGGGTCAGCGAGGCCACGGTCAGCCGGGTGCTCAACGGCAAGCCGGGGGTCTCCGAGGCGACCCGGCAGGCGGTGCTCTCGGCCCTCGACGTGCTCGGGTACGAGCGCCCCACCCAACTGCGCGGTGAACGCGCCCGGCTCGTCGGTCTGGTCCTGCCCGAGCTGCAGAACCCCATCTTCCCGGCGTTCGCCGAAGTGATCGGCGGCGCCCTGGCCCAGCTCGGCCTCACGCCCGTGCTGTGCACCCAGACCAAGGGCGGGGTCTCCGAGGCGGACTACGTGGAGCTGCTGCTGCAACAGCAGGTCTCCGGCGTGGTGTTCGCCGGCGGGCTCTACGCCCAGGCCGAGGCGCCGCACGACCACTACCGGCTGCTCGCCGACCGCAACATCCCGGTGGTACTGGTCAACGCGGCCATCGAGCACCTCGGCTTCCCGAGCGTGTCCTGCGACGACGCGGTGGCGGTGGAGCAGGCCTGGCGGCACCTCGCCTCCCTGGGGCACGAGCGCATCGGCCTGGTCCTCGGCCCCGGCGACCACGTCCCCTCGGCCCGCAAACTGGCCGCCGCGCGGGCGATCGGCGACGTGCCGGACGAGTTCGTGGCCCGCGCGATCTTCTCCATCGAGGGCGGTCACGCGGCCGCGTCCCGGCTCATCGACCGGGGCGTCACGGGCATCATCTGCGCCAGCGACCCCCTCGCCCTGGGCGCCGTGCGCGCGGCCCGCCGCAAGGGGCACGAGGTGCCCTCCCGGGTCTCGGTGGTCGGCTACGACGACTCGGCGTTCATGAACTGCACCGAGCCCCCGCTCACCACCGTCCGGCAGCCCATCGAGGCCATGGGCAGGGCGGCCGTCGAACTCCTGAACGCGCAGATCGGCGGGACGGTGGTGCCGGCGGAGGAGCTGCTGTTCGAGCCCGAGCTGGTCGTCAGGGGGTCGACCGCGCAAGCGCCGAAAGCCTGA
- a CDS encoding LysR family transcriptional regulator, whose protein sequence is MDVDLRLVRYFTVVAEYGNFGRAAARLHLAQPSLSRQIQRLEAELGVRLFDRSPQGSSLTEAGQAFLPRARTLLQEAEQAARTARAAARPRTLTVGYVEGLVITACVQELRRRHPEGQVRTRHLDWRDTRALAEGRVDALVAYRPLPFPVDGLRVTGLHEESRVLVTSAGHRLAKENAVSPRALSAEELVACAGTPVVWSTPKPVGDRPAPPPPAIDDSFEDKLELIATGHCVAIFPAGDRRAAVREDLALVPVVDIDPCEVVLVTRADDHNPLLGTLEDVARALLGAASRREGGELPVN, encoded by the coding sequence ATGGACGTCGATCTGCGGCTCGTGCGCTACTTCACGGTCGTGGCGGAGTACGGCAACTTCGGCCGGGCCGCCGCCAGGCTGCACCTGGCACAGCCGTCGCTGAGCCGTCAGATCCAGCGACTGGAGGCGGAGCTCGGAGTCCGGCTGTTCGACCGCTCGCCGCAGGGCAGCAGCCTCACCGAGGCCGGTCAGGCGTTCCTGCCCAGGGCCCGGACGCTGCTCCAGGAGGCCGAGCAGGCCGCTCGCACGGCCAGAGCAGCCGCCCGGCCCCGCACGCTCACCGTCGGTTACGTCGAAGGACTGGTCATCACCGCCTGTGTGCAGGAGCTGCGCCGCCGGCACCCGGAGGGCCAGGTCCGCACCCGGCACCTCGACTGGCGGGACACGCGCGCCCTCGCCGAGGGGCGGGTCGACGCCCTCGTCGCGTACCGGCCACTGCCCTTCCCCGTGGACGGCCTCCGGGTGACCGGGCTCCACGAGGAGTCGCGGGTTCTCGTCACGTCGGCCGGACATCGTCTGGCGAAGGAGAACGCTGTCAGCCCGCGGGCTCTGTCGGCCGAGGAACTGGTGGCCTGTGCCGGCACTCCGGTTGTCTGGAGCACGCCCAAGCCGGTCGGCGACCGCCCGGCACCACCCCCGCCCGCGATCGACGACAGCTTCGAGGACAAGCTGGAACTCATCGCCACCGGCCACTGCGTCGCGATCTTCCCTGCCGGCGACCGACGCGCCGCCGTGCGCGAGGACCTCGCCCTGGTGCCGGTCGTCGACATCGATCCCTGCGAGGTCGTACTCGTCACGCGCGCCGACGACCACAATCCGCTGCTCGGAACCCTGGAAGACGTTGCACGTGCACTCCTCGGTGCCGCCTCCCGGCGGGAGGGCGGCGAACTGCCGGTCAACTGA
- a CDS encoding SDR family oxidoreductase, which yields MSTYEGKKIVITGGSSGIGLTTARLFVEGGARVLITGRTRSTLDAAVEQLGDQAVAVRSDTANLKDIEALAGTVRDCFGEVDALFVNAGVTASAPFDSTTEEMYDTLFAINTKGPYFTVQALAPLLREGSGVVLTTSVVNVLGLDALSVYSASKAALRSLTRTLARELLPRRVRVNAVSPGPIDTGILDRSVPADVAEAMKDTYRSTIPMQRLGMSGEVAAAVAYLAFGATFSTGTEFPVDGGASQL from the coding sequence ATGAGCACTTATGAAGGCAAGAAGATCGTGATCACGGGTGGGAGCAGCGGGATCGGCCTGACCACGGCCCGGTTGTTCGTGGAGGGCGGGGCGCGCGTACTGATCACCGGCCGCACCCGGTCCACCCTGGACGCCGCGGTGGAGCAGTTGGGGGACCAGGCGGTCGCCGTCCGCAGCGACACCGCGAACCTGAAGGACATCGAGGCGCTGGCCGGCACGGTCCGGGACTGCTTCGGCGAGGTGGACGCGCTGTTCGTCAACGCCGGTGTCACCGCGTCCGCGCCGTTCGACTCGACGACGGAGGAGATGTACGACACGCTGTTCGCCATCAACACCAAGGGCCCCTACTTCACGGTGCAGGCGTTGGCGCCGCTTTTGCGCGAGGGAAGCGGCGTGGTCCTCACCACGTCGGTGGTGAACGTCCTGGGCCTCGACGCGCTCAGCGTCTACTCGGCGAGCAAGGCGGCCCTGCGGTCGCTGACACGCACCCTGGCCCGCGAGTTGCTGCCGCGCAGGGTGCGTGTCAATGCCGTGAGCCCCGGCCCGATCGACACCGGCATCCTGGACCGCTCCGTGCCCGCCGACGTCGCCGAGGCGATGAAGGACACCTACCGGAGCACCATCCCCATGCAGCGGCTCGGGATGTCCGGGGAAGTGGCCGCCGCGGTCGCCTACCTGGCGTTCGGTGCGACCTTCTCGACGGGAACGGAGTTCCCTGTCGACGGAGGGGCTTCGCAGCTCTAG
- a CDS encoding epoxide hydrolase family protein, which translates to MAVQQCAVEMCAALRSPGDEKKAMTAPTPQAAALVRPFTVSIPESEIDDVKQRLARTRWPDPETVGDWSQGVRVENARSLAEYWERGYDWRRFESDLNRFPQFLTEIDGLDIHFIHVRSKNPHAMPLILTHGWPGSIVEFLKLIGPLTDPVAFGGDAADSFDVVVPSLPGFGFSQKPTETGWTVSRIASAWAELMKRLGYTRWAAQGGDWGAVVTTALGAMQPEGLLGIHLNTQYAFPAQIPGTLSPEERYAVETLALYTGDLGGSNHLQGTKPETVGFALADSPAGQAAWIYEKFQSKTDNHGLAEDALGIDDMLDAISLYWFTNSAASSARIYWENRSLTFAGPKVTLPVAVTVFPKDIPRVPRSWIEDTYSNLIHYGEADKGGHFAALEQPEILVSEIRTGLRTLRS; encoded by the coding sequence TTGGCTGTACAGCAGTGTGCAGTGGAGATGTGTGCTGCGCTTCGAAGCCCAGGAGACGAGAAGAAGGCAATGACCGCACCGACGCCGCAGGCCGCGGCCCTCGTTCGCCCGTTCACCGTCTCGATCCCGGAATCGGAGATCGACGACGTCAAGCAGCGACTGGCCAGAACCCGATGGCCGGATCCGGAAACGGTGGGCGACTGGTCCCAAGGGGTTCGCGTGGAGAACGCCAGGTCTCTGGCCGAGTACTGGGAGCGCGGCTACGACTGGCGGCGCTTCGAGTCCGACCTCAATCGTTTCCCCCAGTTCCTGACCGAGATTGACGGGCTGGACATCCATTTCATCCATGTCAGGTCCAAGAACCCCCACGCGATGCCGCTGATACTCACGCATGGATGGCCGGGCTCGATCGTCGAGTTCCTGAAGCTGATCGGCCCGCTGACCGATCCGGTCGCGTTCGGAGGGGATGCCGCCGATTCGTTCGACGTCGTCGTCCCGTCGCTCCCCGGGTTCGGGTTCTCGCAGAAGCCCACGGAGACCGGCTGGACCGTGTCGCGCATCGCAAGCGCGTGGGCGGAGCTGATGAAGCGTCTCGGCTACACCAGATGGGCCGCGCAGGGCGGCGACTGGGGTGCCGTCGTCACCACCGCCCTCGGGGCCATGCAACCTGAGGGGCTTCTTGGAATTCATCTGAACACCCAGTACGCCTTTCCCGCACAGATACCCGGCACCTTGTCTCCCGAAGAGCGCTACGCCGTGGAGACCCTCGCCCTCTACACCGGCGACCTCGGTGGGTCCAACCACCTTCAGGGCACGAAACCGGAGACGGTCGGATTCGCCCTGGCGGACTCTCCCGCCGGCCAGGCGGCCTGGATCTACGAGAAGTTCCAGTCCAAGACCGACAACCACGGGCTCGCCGAGGACGCTCTCGGCATCGACGACATGCTCGACGCGATATCCCTCTACTGGTTCACCAACAGTGCGGCGTCGTCGGCCCGCATCTACTGGGAGAACAGGTCGCTCACTTTCGCCGGCCCGAAGGTGACGCTTCCGGTCGCGGTGACCGTCTTCCCGAAGGACATCCCACGCGTGCCACGCAGCTGGATCGAAGACACCTACAGCAACCTGATCCACTACGGCGAGGCCGACAAGGGCGGGCACTTCGCGGCCCTGGAGCAGCCCGAGATCCTTGTCAGCGAAATCCGCACCGGCCTGCGCACCCTTCGTTCCTGA
- a CDS encoding TetR/AcrR family transcriptional regulator, translated as MPTESSRVRSMMETRDRILDVALNVLGDNPDAGMGDIASAAGVVRRTVYDHFPSRLDLIRTLTERAVTEMTAVLTEVDASGTEADAAWVAFIARLWPVAHRYRVLLALRRGEYGEAIHGLLGPVDELLADLVRRGQDTEVFARHLPAGILSQVAYGVVFAIADSDLSGGAPGARAATITSLLMLGVPETRALTLVGDRH; from the coding sequence GTGCCCACCGAGTCCTCCCGCGTGCGCTCGATGATGGAGACGCGCGATCGCATCCTCGACGTCGCCCTCAATGTGCTGGGAGACAACCCCGACGCCGGAATGGGCGACATCGCCTCCGCTGCGGGCGTCGTCCGTCGCACGGTCTACGACCACTTCCCCTCGCGCCTCGACCTGATCCGCACACTCACGGAACGGGCCGTCACCGAGATGACAGCCGTGCTCACCGAAGTCGACGCCTCCGGCACGGAAGCGGACGCGGCATGGGTCGCATTCATCGCCCGCCTCTGGCCGGTGGCGCACCGGTACCGAGTGCTGCTGGCGCTGCGCCGTGGCGAGTACGGCGAGGCGATCCACGGCCTGCTCGGGCCGGTCGACGAGCTCCTCGCCGACCTGGTGAGACGGGGCCAGGACACCGAGGTGTTCGCACGGCACCTGCCGGCGGGCATCCTGAGCCAGGTCGCCTACGGCGTCGTGTTCGCCATCGCGGACAGCGACCTGTCGGGCGGGGCCCCCGGCGCCCGAGCGGCGACGATCACGAGCCTGCTGATGCTGGGAGTCCCCGAGACGCGCGCCCTCACTCTCGTCGGCGACCGGCACTGA
- a CDS encoding ABC transporter permease — protein sequence MQLSRSARIALRLAAGLGFAVIYVPLLLVLVNSLNPDRSAGWPPPGLTTRWWSAAWRSSGAREALWTSVKAGLGATAIALVLGTLIAFAVARYRFFGRDALSFVVVLPIALPGIVTGIALNSAFSTVLEPLGVGLGLFTVVVGHATFCVVIVFNNVVARLRRTSGSYEEAAADLGADTFRAFVDVTFPLVRSALLAGGLLAFALSFDEIVVTTFTAGPGVQTLPLWIFDNMTRPQQAPVVNVVAAVLVLLSVLPIYVAQRLSADTATGSRV from the coding sequence GTGCAACTCTCCCGTTCCGCGCGGATCGCCCTGCGCCTCGCCGCAGGGCTGGGCTTCGCCGTGATCTACGTGCCGTTGCTGCTGGTCCTCGTCAACTCCCTCAACCCCGACCGCAGCGCCGGCTGGCCCCCGCCCGGCCTGACCACCCGCTGGTGGTCGGCCGCCTGGCGCAGCTCCGGCGCCCGCGAGGCCCTGTGGACCTCGGTGAAGGCCGGGCTCGGCGCCACCGCGATCGCCCTGGTGCTCGGCACGCTGATCGCCTTCGCGGTCGCCCGGTACCGCTTCTTCGGCCGGGACGCGCTCTCCTTCGTGGTCGTGCTGCCGATCGCGCTGCCCGGCATCGTCACCGGCATCGCCCTCAACTCGGCCTTCAGCACGGTCCTGGAGCCGCTCGGCGTCGGGCTCGGCCTGTTCACCGTGGTCGTCGGACACGCCACCTTCTGCGTGGTGATCGTCTTCAACAACGTCGTCGCCCGGCTGCGCCGCACCTCCGGCAGCTACGAGGAGGCGGCAGCCGACCTGGGCGCCGACACCTTCCGCGCGTTCGTCGACGTCACCTTCCCGCTGGTGCGTTCGGCGCTGCTCGCGGGCGGCCTGCTCGCCTTCGCGCTCTCCTTCGACGAGATCGTGGTCACCACCTTCACCGCCGGTCCTGGCGTCCAGACCCTGCCCCTGTGGATCTTCGACAACATGACCCGCCCACAGCAGGCTCCGGTGGTGAACGTGGTGGCGGCGGTCCTCGTCCTGCTATCCGTCCTCCCGATCTACGTCGCGCAACGCCTTTCGGCGGACACGGCGACCGGCAGCCGGGTCTGA
- a CDS encoding ABC transporter permease, protein MALLTRTAGALHRRPRLRLALLLTAPLLWLAVLYLGSLAVLFVSAFWTTDSFTSEVVKVWSTDNFHELFTTPVFRQVILRSVGVALAVTALCAVLAFPVAFYTARIARPSRRPLLVVGILTPLWASYLVKVYAWRLILSEGGLADWLLKPFGLSGPGFGLPATVLTLTYLWLPYMILPIHTALEQLPDNLLDASADLGARAGRTFRSVVLPMVLPSVAAGSVFTFSLSLGDYITVQIVGGKTQLIGNLVYANIELNLPMAAALATVPVVVIVLYLLAMRRTGALSSL, encoded by the coding sequence ATGGCCCTGCTCACCCGGACCGCGGGGGCGCTGCACCGGCGCCCCCGGCTCCGCCTCGCCCTGCTGCTGACCGCCCCGCTGCTGTGGCTGGCCGTCCTCTATCTCGGCTCACTGGCCGTGCTGTTCGTCTCCGCGTTCTGGACGACGGACTCCTTCACCTCCGAGGTCGTCAAGGTCTGGTCGACCGACAACTTCCACGAGCTGTTCACGACGCCGGTGTTCCGGCAGGTGATCCTGCGCAGCGTCGGCGTGGCCCTCGCGGTGACCGCCCTGTGCGCGGTGCTGGCCTTCCCGGTCGCCTTCTACACCGCTCGCATCGCCAGGCCGAGCCGGCGCCCGCTGCTCGTGGTCGGCATCCTCACGCCGCTGTGGGCGAGTTACCTGGTCAAGGTGTACGCCTGGCGGCTGATCCTGTCCGAGGGCGGGCTCGCCGACTGGCTGCTCAAGCCCTTCGGGCTGAGCGGGCCGGGCTTCGGACTGCCGGCCACCGTGCTCACCCTGACCTACCTGTGGCTGCCGTACATGATCCTGCCGATCCACACGGCGCTGGAGCAGCTGCCCGACAACCTCCTCGACGCGTCGGCCGACCTGGGCGCCCGAGCCGGGCGGACCTTCCGGTCGGTGGTGCTGCCGATGGTGCTGCCGTCCGTCGCCGCCGGATCGGTCTTCACCTTCTCGCTCAGCCTCGGCGACTACATCACCGTGCAGATCGTCGGCGGCAAGACCCAGCTCATCGGCAACCTCGTCTACGCCAACATCGAACTCAACCTGCCCATGGCCGCCGCCCTCGCCACCGTGCCCGTCGTCGTGATCGTGCTCTATCTGCTCGCGATGCGTCGTACGGGTGCGCTGAGCAGTCTGTAG
- a CDS encoding ABC transporter substrate-binding protein, translating to MRLTRPLTTAACAALLLAATACGSSGSGSSAGLNPPDLKPLAKLGKSEGQVNLIAWAGYVEDGSDDPKVDWVTDFEKQTGCQVNSKVAASSDEMVKLMKTGQYDAVSASGDASLRLIASGDAAPVNTKLVPNYKDVFSGLKNGAWNSVKGQMYGIPHGRGANLLMYNTQKVSPAPTSWSAVFDDAGKYKGHVTAYDSPIYIADAALYLKATKPELKIKDPYALDQKQFDAAVALLKQQNADIGEYWSDYLKEISAFKSGDSVVGTSWQVIANLAADEGAKVKAFVPKEGSTGWSDTWMVSAKAKHPNCAYQWLNWIVSPKVNAEVAEYFGEAPANAKACALTSDKSFCTVYHAADESYWKNIAFWNTPIEQCLDGRTDVKCVPYAKWVQAWTEIKG from the coding sequence GTGCGCCTCACCCGCCCCCTCACCACGGCCGCCTGCGCCGCGCTGCTGCTGGCCGCCACCGCCTGCGGCTCCTCCGGCTCCGGCTCCTCGGCCGGCCTCAACCCGCCCGACCTCAAACCCCTCGCCAAGCTCGGCAAGTCCGAGGGCCAGGTCAACCTGATCGCCTGGGCCGGCTACGTCGAGGACGGCTCCGACGATCCCAAGGTGGACTGGGTCACCGACTTCGAGAAGCAGACCGGCTGCCAGGTCAACTCCAAGGTCGCCGCCAGCTCCGACGAGATGGTCAAGCTGATGAAGACCGGCCAGTACGACGCCGTCTCCGCCTCCGGCGACGCCTCCCTGCGCCTGATCGCCTCCGGCGACGCGGCCCCCGTCAACACCAAGCTCGTACCGAACTACAAGGACGTCTTCAGCGGCCTGAAGAACGGCGCCTGGAACTCCGTCAAGGGCCAGATGTACGGCATCCCGCACGGCCGCGGCGCCAACCTGCTGATGTACAACACCCAGAAGGTCAGCCCCGCGCCCACCTCCTGGTCCGCCGTCTTCGACGACGCCGGGAAGTACAAGGGCCACGTCACCGCCTACGACTCGCCGATCTACATCGCCGACGCGGCCCTGTACCTCAAGGCCACCAAACCCGAGTTGAAGATCAAGGACCCTTACGCGCTCGACCAGAAGCAGTTCGACGCGGCCGTCGCCCTGCTCAAGCAGCAGAACGCGGACATCGGCGAGTACTGGAGCGACTACCTGAAGGAGATCTCCGCCTTCAAGAGCGGCGACTCCGTCGTCGGCACCAGCTGGCAGGTCATCGCCAACCTGGCCGCCGACGAGGGCGCCAAGGTCAAGGCCTTCGTGCCCAAGGAGGGCTCCACCGGCTGGTCCGACACCTGGATGGTCTCCGCCAAGGCCAAGCACCCCAACTGCGCCTACCAGTGGCTGAACTGGATCGTCTCCCCGAAGGTCAACGCCGAGGTCGCCGAGTACTTCGGCGAGGCTCCCGCCAACGCCAAGGCCTGTGCCCTGACCAGCGACAAGAGCTTCTGCACCGTCTACCACGCGGCCGACGAGAGCTACTGGAAGAACATCGCCTTCTGGAACACGCCCATCGAGCAGTGCCTGGACGGCCGCACCGACGTCAAGTGCGTGCCGTACGCCAAGTGGGTGCAGGCCTGGACCGAGATCAAGGGCTGA
- a CDS encoding ABC transporter ATP-binding protein, with protein MEASAIRLRDLRKSFGETSAVAGVDLEIRDGEFFSMLGPSGSGKTTVLRLIAGFETPTSGTIELAGQDVTRRAPFERDVHTVFQDYALFPHMSVEQNVAYSLKVRGVARAERLVRARKALAEVRLDGYGTRRPSQLSGGQRQRVALARALVGRPRVLLLDEPLGALDLKLREQMQIELKALQREVGITFVFVTHDQEEALTMSDRVAVFHEGRIEQVGTPAEIYERPETPFVASFVGTSNLLTGETALRVLGEHGTHSVRPEKIRVLDENAADPDTEGHVTALGTVAEVVYLGDATRFLVDLDGGGRLTALQQNLDTSAEDVTAYRGTRVRLRWRRRHTVHVPDRPAVPHSD; from the coding sequence ATGGAGGCCAGCGCGATCCGGTTGCGGGATCTGCGGAAGTCGTTCGGCGAGACCAGCGCCGTCGCCGGGGTCGACCTGGAGATCCGGGACGGCGAGTTCTTCTCCATGCTCGGCCCCTCCGGCTCCGGCAAGACCACCGTGCTGCGCCTGATCGCCGGCTTCGAGACCCCCACCTCCGGCACCATCGAACTCGCCGGGCAGGACGTCACCCGCCGCGCCCCCTTCGAACGCGACGTGCACACCGTCTTCCAGGACTACGCCCTGTTCCCGCACATGAGCGTCGAGCAGAACGTCGCCTACTCCCTCAAGGTCCGCGGGGTCGCCAGGGCCGAACGCCTGGTCCGCGCCCGCAAGGCCCTCGCCGAGGTCCGCCTCGACGGCTACGGCACCCGCCGCCCCTCCCAGCTCTCCGGCGGCCAGCGCCAGCGCGTCGCCCTCGCCCGCGCCCTCGTCGGACGCCCCCGCGTCCTGCTCCTCGACGAGCCGCTCGGCGCCCTCGACCTGAAACTCCGCGAGCAGATGCAGATCGAACTCAAGGCCCTGCAGCGCGAGGTCGGCATCACCTTCGTCTTCGTCACCCACGACCAGGAGGAGGCCCTGACGATGAGCGACCGCGTCGCCGTCTTCCACGAGGGCCGCATCGAACAGGTCGGCACCCCCGCCGAGATCTACGAACGCCCCGAGACCCCGTTCGTCGCCTCTTTCGTCGGCACCTCCAACCTGCTCACCGGCGAGACCGCCCTGCGCGTGCTCGGCGAGCACGGCACGCACAGCGTCCGCCCGGAGAAGATCCGGGTCCTCGACGAGAACGCCGCCGACCCGGACACGGAAGGGCACGTCACCGCCCTCGGCACCGTCGCCGAAGTGGTCTACCTCGGCGACGCCACCCGCTTCCTCGTCGACCTGGACGGCGGCGGCCGGCTCACCGCGCTCCAGCAGAACCTCGACACCTCCGCCGAGGACGTCACCGCCTACCGCGGCACCCGCGTCCGGCTCCGCTGGCGGCGCCGGCACACCGTCCACGTCCCCGACCGCCCCGCCGTCCCGCACAGCGACTGA
- a CDS encoding FadR/GntR family transcriptional regulator — MRQHQTAGGARKAVFAPVDSGARVAAVVRRIGDAIELGLLSDGEQLPGETDLAGQLGVSTVTLREALMALRQQGLVVTRRGRGGGSFVSSPEVPDRERLVARLRGWSPEELRDLGDHWAALSGTAADLAARRTEDHDLDQLRRTTEELRGAPDAAARSRVYVRFHVELAAAAQSARLTREQVALQTEIGALLCLVLGDDEYREEVADRHRSVISAVQDGAHTSARELAERCVRDSTARLIALRLAL; from the coding sequence GTGAGACAGCACCAAACGGCGGGCGGCGCCCGAAAGGCCGTCTTCGCCCCCGTGGACAGCGGAGCCCGGGTCGCCGCCGTGGTCCGCCGGATCGGCGACGCCATCGAGCTCGGCCTGCTCTCCGACGGGGAGCAACTGCCCGGCGAGACCGACCTGGCCGGACAGCTCGGGGTGTCCACGGTGACCCTGCGGGAGGCGCTGATGGCGCTGCGCCAGCAGGGTCTGGTGGTCACCCGCCGGGGCCGGGGCGGCGGCAGCTTCGTCTCCTCCCCCGAAGTGCCCGACCGGGAGCGGCTCGTGGCGCGGCTGCGCGGCTGGAGCCCCGAGGAGCTGCGCGACCTCGGCGACCACTGGGCGGCCCTGTCCGGCACCGCCGCCGACCTCGCCGCGCGGCGCACCGAGGACCACGACCTCGACCAGCTGCGCCGGACCACCGAGGAGTTGCGCGGGGCGCCGGACGCGGCGGCGCGCAGCCGGGTGTACGTCCGCTTCCACGTGGAGCTGGCCGCCGCCGCCCAGTCGGCCCGGCTCACCCGCGAACAGGTCGCGCTGCAGACGGAGATCGGGGCGCTGCTCTGCCTTGTGCTCGGGGACGACGAATATCGTGAAGAGGTGGCGGACCGTCACCGGTCCGTGATCTCGGCCGTGCAGGATGGGGCGCACACATCGGCCAGGGAGCTGGCCGAGCGGTGCGTACGGGACTCGACGGCACGGCTGATCGCCCTGCGGCTGGCCCTGTAG
- a CDS encoding cache domain-containing protein, whose protein sequence is MSRPTVPCGPAAATLDAAEEYVAARVGHALEAVFDAVAATRADTAALLARVADEGRRPVTADLAALRPGLHLRLARQELVSGVGFVAAPGVLADVPAWLEWWQSDASGDVRPLLLDLDPRTSAYSDYTHWDWFALPRETGQRAVAGPYVDYLCSDECSLTLSAPVEVGGRFLGVAAADVYLRHFETAALPLLRELPGPARLVNARGRVAASADPAQLAGSLDRGPDFGAVLESGRPGAFGGLRLVPCRGVPLVLVVASG, encoded by the coding sequence ATGAGCCGCCCCACCGTCCCCTGCGGTCCGGCGGCGGCCACGCTCGACGCCGCCGAGGAGTACGTGGCCGCGCGGGTCGGCCATGCCCTGGAGGCGGTGTTCGACGCCGTGGCGGCCACCCGCGCCGACACGGCCGCGCTGCTGGCCCGGGTGGCCGACGAGGGCCGCCGGCCGGTGACCGCCGACCTCGCCGCCCTGCGGCCCGGCCTTCATCTGCGGCTCGCCCGGCAGGAGCTGGTCTCCGGTGTCGGGTTCGTGGCCGCGCCCGGGGTGCTGGCCGACGTCCCGGCGTGGCTGGAGTGGTGGCAGAGCGACGCCTCCGGGGACGTACGGCCGCTCCTGCTCGACCTGGACCCGCGCACCTCGGCCTACTCCGACTACACGCACTGGGACTGGTTCGCACTGCCCCGGGAGACCGGGCAGCGGGCGGTGGCGGGGCCGTACGTGGACTACCTCTGCTCGGACGAGTGCAGCCTCACGCTGTCCGCGCCGGTGGAGGTGGGCGGCCGGTTCCTGGGCGTGGCCGCGGCCGACGTGTACCTGCGGCACTTCGAGACCGCCGCGCTGCCGCTGCTGCGCGAGCTGCCCGGTCCCGCGCGGCTGGTCAACGCCCGCGGCCGGGTGGCGGCTTCGGCGGACCCGGCCCAGCTGGCCGGTTCGCTGGACAGGGGGCCCGACTTCGGGGCGGTCCTGGAGAGCGGGCGGCCGGGCGCGTTCGGCGGGCTGCGGCTGGTGCCGTGCCGGGGCGTGCCGCTGGTCCTGGTGGTGGCGAGCGGATGA
- a CDS encoding helix-turn-helix transcriptional regulator — protein MTDGYEDPGATATAQLPAAVARVTALADRLGVPHAEVLHVGRLSHACGVPEPVVRALLTGRPAGEPDVQARFLQRLDLLRRTRLKPNGRRHTQQEIADGAGMSRQQAGALINGDRRPTMEHCDALQRFFRVHAGFLTAEDPEALAGALQRVEQELLQKLADRERAAAEAAEDPLERLLQDHGVRGIAWRAAQLPTDQHRDKVAEWLDMLLESVKRPES, from the coding sequence GTGACGGATGGCTACGAGGATCCGGGCGCCACGGCGACCGCCCAGCTGCCGGCCGCCGTCGCCCGCGTCACCGCGCTCGCCGACCGGCTCGGCGTCCCGCACGCCGAGGTCCTCCACGTCGGACGGCTCTCGCACGCCTGCGGTGTCCCCGAGCCCGTCGTCCGGGCCCTGCTGACCGGCCGCCCGGCGGGCGAGCCCGACGTCCAGGCCCGCTTCCTGCAGCGCCTCGACCTGCTGCGCCGCACCCGGCTCAAGCCGAACGGCCGCAGGCACACCCAGCAGGAGATCGCCGACGGCGCCGGCATGTCCCGGCAGCAGGCAGGCGCCCTCATCAACGGTGACCGGCGGCCGACCATGGAGCACTGCGACGCCCTCCAGCGCTTCTTCCGTGTGCACGCGGGGTTCCTCACGGCCGAGGACCCCGAGGCCCTCGCCGGTGCCCTGCAGCGCGTCGAGCAGGAGCTGTTGCAGAAGCTCGCCGACCGGGAGCGGGCCGCGGCCGAGGCGGCCGAGGACCCGCTGGAGCGGCTGCTGCAGGACCACGGGGTGCGCGGCATCGCCTGGCGGGCCGCCCAGCTGCCCACCGACCAGCACCGGGACAAGGTCGCGGAATGGCTGGACATGCTCCTGGAGAGCGTCAAACGGCCCGAGTCGTGA